gaactatatattatatattaaaatttaactttattaattatattctagaTAGTTGTGATACTCTTATAAAAgagatataattgaaatataataagaaatacaatattaaaaagatattaatacaataatataatcagAAATTGAATGCATTTAAATGACATTTAGTACGGACTTATATACGCATGCAcgtatcatttttattaattttttaaaatttaaataaaaatattataaacataaattgtatataatgcAAAACTTCACATCACAAATTAATGCTGTATTTCCACCGTAATTGACAATGTATCTGTAGACATgactttctaattttctattcaaattttggcgctcaaattatttaaaattaagataGTGGTACGACTTGCAGAAATGCACTTGGATGCACTGCAGTGTTTATGCAGTGACAAGTTGCGGTTCtgtgattatttttatttaatttaagtaataattcatatttattttgatcAGTAAGTATcctaaataattctttaaaaattaatatttctattaatttgaaTGACAAATTTAAAAAGTTGCCTAAATAGAGAACTAAATTTTCGAAGTATACCTAACCTAAAAaggtattatttatatgtacgtaaataattaaagcaaaatttatttatataaaattatttgtataaaatttctttgGTTACAGAGAAGCTATTGGAGGGGTAGTGTAAAAGTGATATAAGCGAATTTTTATCTATAAGCGCGGTAAGTAtaagatataatataaaattcgttCTTATGTGTACagacttttatatcgtttaatctTATTCATAAGAGTTCTAGTAATTAAAGGTAATGTTTTTTTAAGATAAACAGCATGTTAACCATTTACATATACTTATATTAtgtgaaaatgtttcaaacatttgTACCTTATGAAACTTAAGTAACATACCATTGATATATTGTAAGGATGCAAGATAGTTCGGAAAATTTAAgtagaataacaaataaatcttgaataaagtataagaacatcaataattaataacctatcttaatatttatattttgtttcagaTGTGTATATTACAACATATTCAGTtgcattataaaaatacattaaacaaCGATAATCTAATTGAAgtttgttgaatattaaatttcatattgaatcagaagaaaattttttaacGATTCAAATATATTAGATAATATGAAAAACCTATACTAATGAGATGGGAaagatattacatataaataatataaaaatatttgtggtGAAAATGTGAACctgaaaattaaatacttattgAGATCATATAGAGATGTCTATTCTGGATAGTTTGAAGCTATATCTTATTAAGATATTAAACGTTATTAATGTAAAGTTGTAATCTATAATTCTTTATGTATGTAAATAATGTAGTAGAATGTtcatgtacatatatttattcatttgtggCTTTTCAACTTAAAAAATTGCATACGATCTATAGTAACCTTTATCGAGTGGCTATTTATCTTTTAGTTACAGTTTCACAATGCTTTTACCTTGTTTCTTTTCTAAGTACATTTGATATAGAATATTGGgtctttcatatatttttgtatattcttcatatatattcaaattatatccatttatcttatttaatcagtttattctatattttataaaaatgtttgcagtTTGTCATTGTTATCTTTCTTAacgattttaaatttttatctatGCTTCTTATGCAATATTTTACCTTTTGATGCAGCTTTACTCCCCTTTATTTGAATACCTATTGCTTTTTTATCTTATTCCTTTGCATTATCCCATAGTTTCCTATTCTAACTTTTTAGTCTTTCTTCactgtcttttttttttactatgCATTTAAATATACTctgttattatttcaaattattcattattgaaaaagtgtacaatatttaaagtgtaatattttataaaatttcgattatttttctAGGTGAAGGCATATTGCAGATTTGAAGATGATTTTTGTATCTTTAAACGTTGCGTTGCAATACTCAGCTGTAGTGAATGTTACATCtacagaatttaatttcaatccaCGTTTTATTAGAACTTATTGTCTATTATGacagagatagatagagagagagagtggtTCGACAGTGTTCTTGCAAATATTTAATGCATCATTGACCATTTGGTCTCTTGGTCAAGAATAGgtgaaatgaaactatgtattttTTAGTAGTTGAACTAGATTTTGTTCTTGAATGTCAAATTTTACATTGTCTAATGTAATGAGCTTTTTCAATATTGTCTCCTAAGTAGTTCTCAAATTCATAATTACATACATACATGTAATTTCACAGTTACTACTGTCAGTATTATAACTTGCGATACATCTTAGCGGCATTGATAATATCTACTAAAACTGCTTGCTACGTCATTCAGGTGTGTAGAATCTAAAAATCTTTTATGAAAAAATCTCGCAATTTTCCTGAAATTTTGTCGAaacttttttaaagtaaaagatatatttataactttGTTGAACATATAATCTACCGTCATATATTTAATAGTCGGAATACTTAATGAAGATATGCCGTATAAGAACAGCGATAAATCGCGTCAACTGTGTAACTCTACATTGTATCTATGATCACACTACTTTCTATAGTATAAAAAGGTTACGTTGTTTTAATAAGCTATGAAtgattttaaatgatcttgaGTGACCATAAACATCTTTAAATACTTTTCATATCATAGGTCAGTGGACTTGTCTGGGCTACATTCAGTAGACTATAGTCTAACATACATAAACAGATTcgtttaaagaaacaaaaatcatgctgaaatattgaaactgtcttcatttataaaaaaataatactcaCTGTTAAATGTTCTGTTCAAAACAAATTTCATCTTttgcaaataataaatgaattgataattgtttataattatctGTTTATGTTTAGaataatcatttaaattgtatactgtagttttattttcttgaaattttacttGCACATCTAAagatttccatttttcatttagCACCATAGCATGTAAAATACATCTTATACTTGATGTTACACGTTTTTATGTATTATATGCTGTGCGTAGTAGaggtattatatttaatttttctttacttatttctttcactttcttctttttcatattttagaactgttatttctttattctgtTTACTTGAGAAggcgtttttttttcttttctaatcttttaatttcatgtttcataatatttttcaattttatttctatactatcttaatattatcattatactTTTTAAGGAATTGTAGTCTCATGTTCTTTGTTTTggatttatttaactttttgtatttaaaaattatagtattgtatttaaaatgtcCTATTAGAGGAGGTAGTCAAATACAAAGACTTAAGTACATTTTTACTTCTGTTTGTGTCAAATTTATCTtacctttctttctcttttcaattcctgtatttttttattcgtaCAAGACCTAACCAAGTATTTtactcattaatattttatgacacATTTTTCTGtgtcagttttatttttatctttgttgATGTATTTCTGTTGTCAAACTTCGATTGGTGTATTGTACTAGTTCTCTTAATTATTCTTGTGGTGCTTTTTTTCCGGTCTTCCTTTAATgctatttccttttttaataatattaatttatgaaagaaatgatTGCTCTTTTccacttttaataaaatttcttatttttcaatttccattctctttcatttaacatttaatcGTATTAATGTTTGTGACTTACCTTTTTTTTCATTGATGttgttaaatacttttatactttacaaattttatattattttatcatttcttatTCATTATTCTCCATATCTTCTTCTCATCCTTTGTATTTGGTAcaagttaattgaaaattataattaaattcttctagTACCTGCTATTTTGCCTCACTCTATGCCCTACTTTtgctaatttttattgtatattcattCGATTTTTCTCATTTCTTCATGCTTTCCAGTGTTTCTCCCcctttttcgctgaccctgatttcattttttctcttcttaatcctttgcactcgaaaatattttcctcaACGAGCATtcgttattttctgatgaaatatttcgatgttcttcgtattttatttcgatattctaTGTGTTGacatatacaaaatttaatattaaattttgtcatCGTCACCAATTTGCTCTttctcataaatatatatttacttacattGCCCACCGTTTAATCCCTCcctttatttactttatatttcttaatttattttcccTAATTCTTCCATTTCTTTTCGCTTCCTCTTATTTTGTatcattctattttttaaattttttgacagtttctaattttacaattctttttatataattcttaccATTGATAGGcatgtttatacattttttatctaACTTATGATATCCAAAAACAGCAAATTGGCATTTGTAACAACTGAAGAATTAATTTAACAGTCCGACAAAAAAATATTGGAGACGTCGAAAAAAACGAAATGTTATAGTACGATATTGAAGTAAGATCATTTTaagttattataaatagtaattaGTTACTATCAATGGTTGATAGATTACAGTATTTCAGATTACAAAAAAAAGTTTGGACTATTATAATATGGTACTGTTGAAACCcttgatattgaattcttaaggggggaaatacctttagacggatgaaaacgagcttatctttattaatttttttgtaaacgaaaggattgttttacatttttgaaactttggttatcatttattatattctttctgtattacaacgtattttttgtttttcaaaatatttaaaaatggcggagttaCGTCCTTGTTTTTCGGGAAGGTTGTGGTGCGACTTATTAAATGGTGTAAGCTCTAGTTTTGGCTAtattgatttgaaacaaaccagcaagacatatttcgataactaacaCTTACAGTTTGTAGGTGAACCtacagaaagtgaaaaatattgaaaattgaaaaaatggcacgcttttaaacagaaactttgaattttacatgaaattttcgctatattttgcaataaaaagatacttgtatttacaatttatttcatatatctaggttcatatagaagacaatattgttatagatatgtgtgcaaaatttcagcaagattgattgagtagtttttgagttattgattccaccgatttcgaaaatttagttttgagataaacacgttcaaagtttcgataagtgataactcaataatttcaataacttatcagctagtctgcgattcctgcgccatacaatattccttctgtttcctcatAGAGCTGATTTTCCTCCATACGTTGTTCTCTTCTTGCTTTTCGAGCCTCTTTGGTAGTTAATAATGTGCGTCGCTCCTGTCGAATTATtctctgttcgtcgattttgtcggcgtatgtttttgcttgttttccaattacaatattcaaagcactcatagttcttaaaactgaagcatatccttcgttaaataagccagctgccaaatatgctgcaatttcaataatttttattcccaAGTGCAGGTGCTTTGGAGCGAAGCGCCAAACAGTTAagttgaaactctcgttattgTTCTGAGTGTGTCCGCCCAAGCACCTCTCAAATAGATTCTTttcagataaatcttcgtaaattggtaggatgtgcttctgcacgtctggatgtagtggtgcaggatgttctataaggtccaaatttgctcctgtggctagagctttctgccacttgcaccagctgtcatttcctaccaggcagtattcgtgccttggattttctttggtggagcataagtgataatacgaggctattatagctttcttcatattttccacgctatgaatatttcttcgtatggctaagccatagtatgcggtgagtttcctgataagcgcatcagccagcttgccttttccaccgaggttttttgttttaatatttcgaagccggcagtatgataattttttttgtataacgcaaacaacgtaaagtaacatgtttacaatgattgaaacgagggaattatgaaaggcGGGTCCTCTGCTTCGagcgcgtgaatatatacctgcggtGGGCTACCGCCTATGAGTTAACATCACCTAAcatcctatagaaaaaaaaaaatattgcgatattttaaggttctaaaggtatttcctcTCTTAAGTCAGAAAACTCTGATACGTTTATAGACAGTGTTACCAATTTTCCTTACACATACTTACTTATCCCATCTAATACAGTTTCCTATTGATAAGTAGACAAAGAAGGGCCTATATATGCGGGTATAGAGTTGAATCGTAAGTCCGTGGCGccctttttatttcataaaagttttaaaatatttttacaatattttatattatttattgcaaaattatacaaaatttaaatgtctttacaatataattatatccaTATTACACATCTATATTATTCAATTGCTTCTTCCATGAGATGTACAAAAACGCACGTTGGACACTTGTTGCTCTTTGGATCCAATcatagtttaataattaataaagctGCTACAAATAGTTTGTAGTAATTAAAAACTGTAATAGTTTTAAATTTGAACGGTTTATGGAGAGAATTCTACCAGCGGTTCGACAACTCGAATGTGGTTTGTACACTTCAAGAAGAACAGTTTTGTTTTCAATAGCATTTTCTGCATGGGAAGATCAATCAACTTTAATGCAGACAGATTAAGCGCTTTAATCCACGAAGGCCCTCATCAAACAATTTGTGGATTAGctgaaaaaatggaaaagagcCAGTTGAAAATCGCCTGACACCTGCACTCTATGAGGAAAGTGCAAAAGGTCGGAGTTTGGATACCAAAGCAATTTAAGGCTATGTATTTAGTAGTAAAACACTACGTAATTATGATACAAGACAATATAAGAGCAGTTAGAAACGTTTGAACAAGTGAAATATACAACGGTAATGGTAATACACAACGCATATATTatgatttacataattttttttttcataactgACCGTCAAAATATTATGATTAAGAATGATATTAGATGTAAGttaatatttaagatatatatatatatatttttttaaatttagttttacttaagaattattttcgttaaattatATCATGTACAATACATTGTAAAAGATCTTTGCTACCTATTTTCTTAgacttgttatttttatatttttctacttattaaatatacagtaaagtacaaatattatatttcatcatTTCTTCATTATCTCGTTCTCAGTGTTTATGGcaagttttaaattaaaaatttgtatgctTTCTATACGATCTTTATTACACTTTCTTCCAACAGGTCGGTAAGAATTTTTCCATGAAAGTAAGTCCAAATACATCTTTCAAGTATTTGTGATAGGTAATGTGATGTTATATttgatacaaatataaatttgtatcaaATTTCTTACGGTATTCTACAAAAACAATGTAAGAATAACATTAGAAGGTTCTGTTTACTTAATTTAGTTATATTGTTtgtattttccatttaatttaaatttcataaaatggtTTAAAAAGAATTGATTTACACTTCTGACCACAAACGTTTAACTATGAATGTTGATGTTTGAATTCAACCGTTTTTTCAGTAGTAGGTCTTCACGTACATttaagataaattatattttaattacttttattatatttaacaggttgaatgccgcacgatttcacgttgcaaaatacacagaatgaaagaaatataatatcaaattatttcattgaatcattTCGTTATTATTGCGTGTTTATCTTGGCTaatgtcaccgcgttaggtaATATTGTTTagaatacaaaaatgtttaaaaataatcatcgtttgattgactggattatagtaattcgatttggtcgggggtcactggtgacccccatggcattcaacgtgttaatttagtGATCACTCTAGTTATCATTCAAGTAATAAGCTCGAATACGAAAtgagaaatgaaatgttatcaTATACATACAGTACATCAGTAGACAGCACAGTTTGTCGAAAAGATTAGCAGTATATTTAaagtgaatatatttatttatcaaatgaaacaatccgtaaatatataatttgagatattaaatattatcgaataaatttataaaaatatatttatttaaagaaggTAGAATTAcgatttattacattataaaatgcAGTACATTTCAAGATCTTAGTGTTGTtctctttattatttcactATAATACACTCGATGATAATGTTTGCAATgggatattaattttctataacatCAGAATGTTAAGACGAAggtttaatacatttaatttctaatttcgttACAGATATATTTGTTacgtttattattaacattgtgaattattaattgatatattCATGGCTGTATTTTCATTTCGTGCTATATTTTGGCACAGTTTCTattcaaaatgatatttttaaaaaatcacaatAACGACATTTCTCGTTTCATGTTGCATGATTTACTAGCCTAATTTGCACCGAAAAAAGTACTTGATTATTCCTGCATTTTTCTAAATGAGTGAATGTTTTAAATGACAGATCGTTTCAAAGTAAATACATTTGAATACTCTCTTAACAAATTAACCATTATAAGCATTCTTCTAAGTTTTTTTTCTAGATTACGTTGTTTTtgttatagtttattttttcttcgatTGTACGGTTGACGCCTACTTACATTCCACTATAGGATAAGAATAActgttaaatatatgtataagcGTGACCTTTTAATTGTAAGTGTATAACTTGTATAcacattttatatactttttaatcgTTTTACCATTTCTTATCCGGCCGTTTTTGAGGCATGGTATCTGTGCATGAATCGTTGCACAAACGCTattgaaattgataataaatcaGACCTGAATTAAGCAAATActttttttgttatataatttcgCGTGCATCCGTTAGTTAGAATATAAAAGGAGTGTTATGAAAGGAAAGAATTTTAGaatgtgtaaaattataaaattttctaataataatacttacgtAGCcgcttaaaaaaaattatataatctttAATCTTAATTGTACTGATTCGAcagatttgattgaaaattgtgttttacaaaagcaagaaaggtattcattgaattacaaatatttccagTTCATGACTTATACtgaataacaaagaaaaacatTCTTTGTGTGTAAATTTTtggaataaattcttttatggTTGTTTAATACTTCAATGAAAAtagctgttttattttttatcgtaCTTTATTCATGTTTAATACAGTATGCATGAAAACTGTTTAATAACTTCGCctctatttaacattttattttctattttcaacaattttatttttaacgcaaTATACTCGGAGGATTATTTGCATGCACCTTCTTTACGTTACATAGTATATTTTTCACAGTTCTCATTATGCtttctgtaaaaattattaatacattaatttgtAATGTATTCCTTCAAGAGtcttatacattatattacttGCTGACTCATTATACgtactttaaaaattttataaaatattttttacgttttatatttttcaatttaaatacgattgatttttttataaaaattctgaagtggcctaatataaaataatgaaagaattaCGTTAACACAGTAATGAATTTCTTTGATTGTAAATAGTATACTTTTTAAGAATCACTATTACAGAGAAGAactgataatatattatttctgcaaaatatattaaatttgccAAAACATCTAGTAAATGAATAGAAAAGATAAAGCAAAAcaaatcatattaattatttccagtATTAATGAATtgttatacattattaaatacttgATATAAAATTTCGAGTGCATTGTGATGCTACatggaaaatatgaataattatactaaTGATTTAACAATAATGTTCAAAAATATCCTTTAGCAAtcgtgttattattatatttggttatgttaaaaagaaaaaaaaagtttgCCAGGTGTGGGATTCGAACCCACGCTCCCCAGGGGAACCAAAGCTTAAATCTGGCGCCTTAGACCGCTCGGCCAACCTGGCTACTTGTTCAGACCGTTTTCATTTCCAtacaaatagataaataaatatagttttaatattaaatgcttaattttgttatatactagaataaatatatttaaataataaaattaataatatttgcatgaagtattttaaagaaatattcgtttaatgttcataattaattatgtaaagTTAATAAGTCTTTACTTTCTTTTGTAATGTAATATActatttatatgttttaaataataccaCGTAAAGATcaatgaaaatagtttttattaaatgatctaTTGTATATTGTTGTTTTCCATTCTATGTATGGAACATATCTATGAACGTGTACTTATTACATTCCATACTAtgtatatttactatttacgtATATAGATATGTAATACGTGATattcagaaatattcaataattttaactaTATTAAAGCAAATTTTTAAAGGTGAATTGTTTGTTGTTGTTTCACATTAATATATTGTCTATATTCCGTGAAACAGATTGCACTACATTTGCTTTTATATATAGGTAGGTAATGTAGGTTTTCAGTCATTTTTATTCGCTTATACGAAAGATTaagtttattgaaatttctattaaatttcgaaatctacttattttaactatttataagtatttagtgcatattcaaatatatacttGCACATAGGGGGCAGTTGCACAAAACCGGATACGTGGGTCAAACTGAATATCATAGTTTTTGATAAGATAAGAGCTGTAAAACACAGCCAAAACGTTCCACCACATTCGGCTGATTTTCAAGAGATTGTAAAATAAGTCCCAAAACACAAATCATCAAAATGTTCTGTGCAgacgaattaaaaaaatttcaagttgaaaaGTTTCAGCATTTCGGAGGTGAAGTAATTGCTTTGCGGCTATTTTGTTATATCCTATTATTGAAGAATTCATTCggaaaaatactatttatattctatagtttttacAGAGTATTTTTCCGCTTTGTTCatctttctataatatattgaaatagaaatatttaatgttag
The window above is part of the Nomia melanderi isolate GNS246 chromosome 2, iyNomMela1, whole genome shotgun sequence genome. Proteins encoded here:
- the LOC116430767 gene encoding uncharacterized protein LOC116430767, with translation MLLYVVCVIQKKLSYCRLRNIKTKNLGGKGKLADALIRKLTAYYGLAIRRNIHSVENMKKAIIASYYHLCSTKENPRHEYCLVGNDSWCKWQKALATGANLDLIEHPAPLHPDVQKHILPIYEDLSEKNLFERCLGGHTQNNNESFNLTVWRFAPKHLHLGIKIIEIAAYLAAGLFNEGYASVLRTMSALNIVIGKQAKTYADKIDEQRIIRQERRTLLTTKEARKARREQRMEENQLYEETEGILYGAGIAD